The Musa acuminata AAA Group cultivar baxijiao chromosome BXJ2-2, Cavendish_Baxijiao_AAA, whole genome shotgun sequence genome contains the following window.
AAACAAAGTTCGCAATTTCATGTATCAGTAGTGTACTGGTCATGGTTAAGGCCGGTACCATGACGGTCACAAGAGCTAATGATGGTTAATTAGTATAATGCCAACATACAAGCAAAATATCAGATGAACTATTAAACAGTTCCCAGCATCGCCAAGAATGGACTATGCTTCAACTTATAGACCGCATCAGAGGAAAGCATGGTCCAAACTTTAAACACAAGCTCCTGTATAGCACTGATTAACTGCTACGCAACAGCTAATCTTGATGTGCAATTGCATTTTATTTATGATCATTCGCTTGCTAAAGCTTGAAGCCTTTTGAAGAAACATCCAAAATGTCATGGAGAATGACTAATAAGAATCATAAATGACATGACTAGAGGATGGAACATTCTGTATTTTCCAAAGTGGTTATAATAAGATCACCAGTACGATCATTGTaagcaaataataaaaaaaaatcgcaGACAGACATTTCCCATCAATTTGGAAATATGTGGAACACAAACATGTGCACCTACAACTTCAGAATTCAGCCGAAGACATGTCAATTCTTCCAGTTTTTGAATGACTCATGATAGAAGTCCAGTTTCTCCATGGATTTCAAAACATATACATAATTTGAAGTACAAGATGCagcagaaaattaaaattttcgcgTAATGAAGGTTGGAATAATATAAACACGATCATCCCTTAGGaataagagaatgattcatcgacCAGATGTAAGTTCACCAGCAAAGAGAAAGCACTATACCTGAATACTGTTATTGACCTGACGGCCAGAAAAGTAAGCAGATCGCGTGGTCACCTCATTGAGGAGAAACCCAGGCCTCGAGTGAACGAAGATTGAAAATTTACCCTCTTTCTCTCCCTACAATTCATAGGACCGAAGTTGTTGTCGTGTGAACAGAAACAAACATTAGGGGCTGACGAAAAGAAAGATCAGGGACCAAGACCTGGAAAAACGCATCCCAGACGAAGTCCAAGGGAAGCCGATTGCGAGCTATGAAGAGAAAGGCGATCTTGGGCTTCTGGACAACCACGAGAGGCGGAGCTTCCGGCGCACCAAACGTGAAAATTCGGCTGTAGTGGTAGTGGTTAAGTATCAGCAAGAAGCAGGAGGTCAAGAGGAGCACCACCACCAGCGCCTTGATTCTCCATCTGCTGCTGCGTTGCTGCTGCAAAAAGTTCCGCCGCTTCATCTGCTCCTCTCCTTCACTCTCCCCCTCTTCAGATTACTTCCATGGTTAATTTGGGACCAGCAGATCTCGCTTGCCGCCTCGAAGTCTCAATCTCACATCTCTACCAGCAGAGCAGCATCGATgacgagaagaagaagatctGATCACCAACCAACGCTAATGCCTGATTCCACCAGATGAAATCATTTCATTTCATCACGGATTGTCTCCAACTCTCGAGACGAAACGAGCTAACAACCTCATGGTTCGTGGAATCTGATCCAACTTCGAGAGTTCTCCTCAAAGTTTCGTCCGCCGAATCAGTAGCTTATATTATACCTCCCTCGTCGAAGAAGTATTTGTTGAAAAGCCACTGTTGCGTTCGATTCAAGACAAAAGGGAAGTGAAAAAAGGAACACACGAGAGAGAGTAGAgcataaataaatagataaataaatcaaaatataattttaattatattaatagaTAACATTTACCGATCTCATTAAATAGACATCGATGGAGGGAGTTGTCGATCACGTGTTGTTGGCAATTCATTTAATGACTAATTAAATAACTATTTTTGGGGAAATAATGGGTGCCATTTTTAAAGTGGAAATTTAATATTTTGTGCCGCTAAAATAGAAATGTTTCATGAAGTCCTATTTCTAATATAGTTTATGATTTATGAAACCTTATGCATTGCTTTTCGAGGATGAGGAAAGGTAAGGTAGTCTTGTGACATGAGAGATCATGCACTCCAGTCTTTTTTGTAAGAACAAAACAAATTACCTACCCCCCCCTACTGGAAAATCTTTAAGATCCAAAACATCACTGTGACCAACAAAAAACTTGGTAATGATACAAAAGTGTGTATTAATTTTATAGGCAAATGGCAATTAGCATAATTTGCCTCTGACCTTTGGCAATGGAGCCAGCAGAAAAGAACACAAAATCCTGCTGCCTTCCCAAACTGTTCGAGGTGGAAAGATGGTGCCACTACCAGGAACACTAGAACAAAGTCTCAAGCAGATTTGGACTTGGTTCTCTTCACCCTCGAGTATAGGAAGACACCAATGAGTGCCACTCCAGTTCCTGCAAAGGAAATCCAAGAATGGATTTGGAAATCGATCCAAGAAGCAGTTTATCAACAGTCATGAGGGGTAAGAGTTACCAATAGAATTAAGAGGTGAAACTGGTGTCCTGAAAAAGAGAACTGACGAGATTATAACCACCACGCGTTTAACGCAGTTTCCAACGGAGTGTGTGATAGGTGATACTTCGGCTAATATCATGTATGAAGCCTGCGACAAAGAAGCCATAATGAGACCGTAGTGCAAGAAATGAGAATGTGTTGATTGCATAATCCAAGCAACAGAAAGAAATGTTAGAGATGATCAATTAAGCAAAGCTCTCAAGCACCTAATATATTATTTGTAAGAATCTTTATTTAAATTTTTGTGAAGTATGGCCCTAAAACAAAATTTGCTAACTGGTAAATGTTACTCATCTGTTCAAGCATTCTTGCTACTGCAAAATCTAGATACATAGTTAAACTTAAACCCATTTGACATCGACACTGCTCCATGTTATTCTCCAGCTGTGAACTTCATAGTCGACTAATCAGCTCATGTTTCCTACACCTTGTTATTAGTCCACTCCTTAATACATCCGCGTCCACTTTTCACCCCTGAAATATTCTTGTTACCTTTAGTGCTCTGCGACAATTACCTCAAGCAATATGACTGATCTTGTTTCAGAGATCAGATTTCTTAGTGGTCACACCACTGCAAAGAGCCAAATGGTTACAAATGGCCAGTACAGATCACATTTCTATTGAATTGGCCACTTAAAAATGCTATCTTATGACTGGAACTACGATGGGAGGGCTGATACCTAGTCCTACATATCTCAAGGATATATTTTTGTTCCATGTGGACTTCTGATGGTTTTTTCTTAATACCTTGAGACTCAACAATGAGAAATCAAATAGTATTCTATTGACATTTAGAAGCTGAATGACGTAACAAATCGGTAATCTAATATCCCAGTAATCTGTGTATGGTGGCTAACATGGACCAAGATACTCAAGCCCCAGGTTCCTGCTAACAGGTCACCAAGTCTAAATATATATGTATCTTCTGATTCTTACTCAATACAAAACTATAACACTTTTCCAATCAGACTTTTGGCATAGCTTTTAGGTGCAACAAGCATAGCCAATAATTCTGCTTTAAGATTTCAATATGAGACAATTCTGAGGTAAACACCATCTTAAAGCACATGAGGGCATATCTTCACTGACATATAGGAACCACAGAGGTGCTTTGATGCCAATTTTAATGACACAAGTGATCCGCTAAATCATTTTCATGCACAACAAGCATAACTGGGTGATCCAAAATACTCAACCCAAGTTATCTATTGGTAAACCAACTATGTGATGTATGGCACAACTCTATTTCTAGTTACTTTCCATCTTCATTGCACCAttacaaataatttaaaatcCTTCTCAGTTGCTGATGTTAGATTAACTTATGATAACACCTATCTCAGTAGAACTCCTATGAGCCCTTATAGATGGACTTTTGAAGCTGCTAATAATGTTTACAATAATCCAAGCAACCTGCTAGTACAATAGCTTCTGTGGCGTGGGTCTCACCAACATGGCTCAAATGTTCAAGTCCGGAACATCAATAgcagattttttttactttttatttttttgcaaagggtaagtgGCAAAGGAGGGATTCGAACCCATTAATAgtagattattaaaaaaaaaagtccatCCACTCATTGTCTCGCAATGTAGGGCAATCAAATTAATCACTTGCAAACAAAAGATATACAATAAAGTTATCTATAGCCCATCTTAATGGGCTTTAGAATTGAGCCGATTCATAAAGCAAAAGAAGTTAATTGGTCAAAGAAGAATCTCATAAGAGCAATAACCATAACTAAATGTGCTCAAGGATATCTGACCTGTTGATAAGCATGAAAACAAACACCAGCAAGGAACGATCTCACATATACCTCTTTGAGATTCAGACCCTACAGACGGAAGAGGTAAAAGAACTAATCATTAACAATTTGGAACCTCTCAAAATAGTTGTTACAAATAGATATCTGCTCTCAGTATTATTTACTTACAGCAAACCGCATGTATGATGGAGTAAATTTTATTCCTTCAACCAATAGGGATACAGGCGCTAACAGGAAAAATGACATGACTGTAATTATTGAGAAGAGAGTAATGTTGTCCATCGTTTCCTGTTTAATTAAAAATTACTAGTCAAAATCAGAATTGCTTAGACGAAAATATGAAATAGAAAACTCAACTTGTGTCATGTCTTCAACAGTATTATTCAGTATTATTTGAACTGGTTGAAATCCATTCAACAATAAGAAATTTTGAGGTTAAGGTAAAGTGTTAGCTGAAGAATTGAGGTAGCAGTTACCAAATTTGCATGTGCaaattaagattttatttttcattatagTTCCCCCTTTTCTCTtccactacacacacacacacacacacacacacacacacacacacacaccatgcACACAATATAAATTTAGTGAAATTAGCAAAACTGACAGATTAATGTTGCAGACTTTTATATTCGGCCATTTCGTagagtttaaactttaaacaatCCTGGCCTATCTGAACCAATTCCAAACTCAGTGCCGACTAGCCCACATAAGAGATCCATGGAGTAAGTGAGAGATACTTAGAGTACCTCATCTTTATCCATGATCTTTTTGCTGAGAACATTACGAGATTGATTGGTAAGGTTGGATGCCATTGCGCTCCAAAATCCAGCCCTATTTTCCCAGAAATGAAGGGATTATAAGTTTGACTGCTAGATTAAATAAAGGATCCAGGTTTGTTGCATTTTCAACTAGGAACTGAGATAGGCAAATTTGAGGGAAAAAATGAAACTAAGAAAGAAAATGCTACTTACCAGTTGAATGAAGCTTCAGTTAGAGATGCCATAGCAACACCGCCAACAATTGGAACAAGAGAAATCAAAACCCATAGAGTAGGCAGCTGCACATAAAATTAATAATCAAATGCTTCAATTTTATTTCCATCCatagttcattaaaaaaaaaggggtgCACGAAGTGCATGAGGCTCCCGCCAATGCGAGGTCTAGGGAGGGTCATAATAACCAAAATTACATGCATCACGATGACAACCATGGAGCACAAGAAAACATATCTCAATATATTTTCATATAATGCTCTCTGTTGAGACATTTGTATTGGTTGGTGCGTTGTTGCACAAAGTGATAGGTCTTAGGTTCGAATCCACGTGTGAGGGTCATGTACGCcatttaatataatgaaaatatatttcaatttaaaatatatatatttcatataatgGCCAAATACAAATTGGATCGAATATGGAGCATTATGAAAAAGAGTAAATATAAGGTCAAACATCTAAAATGGTGGGTAAGCACTTCTATGATTTCACAATGAGGGTTACAAGACAATCTTTTCAGAAGAAATAAGTCCCAAAAAGGATCTACTAATTATGAGGGAACTCACATGATCAGGAAAAAAGAGGTCCAAAGCTTACTGACTCCTCTAGGACTTCAAGTAGATGCAAACAAGAATGATTAGACAAGAAAATTACCTCTCCAAGGAACATGGCAGAAAGAACTACCGTGAAAAATGGCTCAAGTGCCTTTATTGTGTGAGTGAATGAAACAGCAACTTTTCCGAGACTCATGTTTGTGAAAAGGTTTGCCAAAGTGTGCACGATAGCCAAGGGAACAATTGCTGCAAGCTGCCCATACATAATCATATGTTGAAGGATATAGACCACAATAATCCAAGAATTATAAATGCCACCATTGAGCACCTGTTTAGAAGAGATCTTAGGCCTCTTGTATAGATTAGTCACCCACATCAACCAAATAAGCACAGTCCCTATGGCGAAGTGGAATGTCGTGATGGTTATTGGGAATGGATATACCTTCAGAACCTGCAACAATATCATTAGAACTTCTACTCTGCCATCAGAAAAACTATACTGAACATTTGATATATTATGTTTTAGTATATATCTATAAGACCTTTTTCAAACAAGAATCAGCTTTCACCAATTTCTTCTTATAAAATTACATAAGAATGCTAAATTTATAGTGATAATGTTTTTATCGCATGAAAGACTTGGTTTAAGCATCCCAGATTTCGTATGAAGGAAAAAGTCCAAAGGTGGGCATTGCTTCTGGATATGAAATGATCTCATTAATACAGGTAGAGGAGGCTTGTCATAGGCATCAAATCCTTAAAACTTAATTGAGAAGCCTAAGCAAAAATATCAGACAGCTCCATAAACACCTCAGATTTGTTTTAAGCAATAGGAAAGATATGAAACTTCAGGTTACATTAGTTACATTACTGCATATGAAATATTCATCAAGTGCCCTTCCCAATGATCATCCTATGACCGTTGTGAACCATATGGTTCAAAATCTTAATACTGTATTCATTTCAGCACATAGGATGAAAGATGCACTCGTTAACCATATCCACTTATCTTAATTAAGGAGAGATCAAGGTGTTGTGTTTAATAAAAGATAATAGTGAAAAGTAAACTTATAAATcaagacaccaaaacaaatgataagaaaCCATCAAAAATTACATTACACCACTTAAAAGGGTGGAAGAACAGAATTCTTTTGTCTATATGGATGAGCAATGGAGGACTGGTTCATGTTTCATCATAGTATTATCAGATATAATTGCACAAAGGATAGAACAAAATTCTCCgattaaaattgaaaaaaaaacttgattaaAATTATACTTGTTAACTCTTGTTCATATGTTTTTCAAACATCAGGATATTAATAAACAATGACCATATAATGGTTTATGCAAAACACAAATCATAGTGTGGTTCATGATGGAACAAGAAGCTGCCACCTAAAATTCTAATCTGAAGTTTCGGGTTCACAAATGGAATCCAACAGTGCAAATTTCTCTGAGAAATTTGACAAGCATGCTTTTCTCTCCAGGATGAGAACAAAACATAACCATTTCTCTCAACAGAAACAGAGCTTTAATTCGCCTTGATGGATTCTGATTAATCCGTTCAAGCTAGTTAATTTCTCGTGCAGTAGATCGTAGATTACTGGAGAAAGAGGCATAACAAAATAAAAGGTAATCCAGCCATATGGATCTAAGATGCAGTTGAAATTTCATTTCCAAACAAAGACATTGGTCTCTCGTTAATTGCCATTTTTCCTCGTGCTAGGAAGAATCCATCTTTCATCGATGAGGCGAAAAGGGTCTCTTGATCAGGATGTATGGAACGAAATTAGATACATAGATTGAGGTGGTAGTTGTGACGAACACAAACCTGTTTGTCGTAGATGTTGAAATAGATGTTGAAAAGATACCAGAGGCCGAATAGGAACCCCAGCTGCAGCTTCTTCACCATCCCGCTCGTGGAACTCGAACCATATGAGGAGACCGCAGCCTCGCCATGGTTCTCCGTGCCCCCggccgcggcggcggcgacgtCTTCTGCAGCCTTCACCACAGTGGTGAGACCGAGCGAGGATTTCTGGTTGGCCAAGCGAGGCGTGAGGAAGAAACGCGTAGGACGGCAGGATAGTGGACGGATCCGCGGGAGAAACGGTGGCAGATCCgtcgagaaagaagaagaggatgaggaggagacGGTTGGTACGCTACAATGACCACCATCAGGCAGATTACTGCCGGCCCTCAGCATCGGCAGCGGAGGACGAGCGGCAGAGAAGGCCGCGCTCCGCAAATGCATCCTTCCCCTCGTTTGAAACGGAGGCAATGCTCTCCTACTCTATACTACAGGGTTTTTACGAATTAGTGAATATTTCTCTTCTTATTACACTGAAATCCTTTTATTTTAGACAGGTAGATGAGAAATTAGGAATATAATAAACATAAGATATGGGAAAATGAAGACGGACCTTTATGAATCTCGCATCGAGTTTTCATTGGCTGAGGCAGGGTGGGGTCAGCAGAGCAAGTCATTGGGTTGACCAATGTGGCGGCCGCCTTGGACAGGACCGCTTGGTTTCTTCCATTAACGTGGCCGGAAATATGGTCAGGTTCATTCGAGATTGGCAGCTCTGGATGTGCACGAAATGGGAGGCTTTTAATGGAGTCTTTATCAGCTGCCTCCAATGCAGGATGAGTTGGACGAGTTGTCCTATTCAGATATGGTCAATTTCTTGGGCAGTGACGTGGCCGGTCACAGCCCAAATGTGTGAGGCCCACACGTGTGGATCTGACGCTTCCAGCTATGTGACTCCCGAGAGAACAGGAAATAGAAGCTTCACCAACTTGTCTTCTGAGTCAACAAAAAAACCCATCATCAGCTCCAACAGTTCCTGCAGAACTTGGTTGATGTAGTCTTGACTGTTTGGAGTGGGAAAAGCTTCTCAGCTTTCAGTCAGATTCTCTATCAAATTCTCTGGTTGGATAATAATAACATCGACATATTTACTCATTAAAAAAAAGGTTCTTCCTAGTTGATGTCTGAACTCATCTTTTCCATTTCTGCTGCAACTTGAGGTCTTCTTTGTCTTCTAAGTTGACGACAGTCATTCCTTGAATTTGCTCCCAGCTTTTTGTCACCCTTGCCGGAAAGAGTTGAGCCTATACGTGTAATTTTGAATAACAATAGAATGATCAGAGCTTTCATACTTATAATTCACAAATTTATTAGTTCATTTCTGCTTATAATTAAACCAGAATATCTTCTTTTTAGTTCGTATGGTCGATTTACCTATTGGGGGAGGTGGTCAGGGCGATGAAACCATAGCGTGGGGTAGTCCTAATCGCCTCCGGTGACAACCGACGATTGATTCGGGACGTAGCCCGCCTTCAGCCGTCGAATTTAGCCAGGGAGACCTCATCCCTAACCTTAATGTGGTGAAAGTGCTTGCGGTTCCCCACCACCAGGAGCCACTCTCAAAGGGCACCGTTTTGTTCCTCTAATTCCTTCTCCATCTGCACAAAACAACCCTCCTGTTAGTCTTAAGCAAAGACAACCACAAAACGCCCTTCTCCCCCTCTAAGATCTGATGTTTCTATCGAGAAGCAATGGGAATGACAAAAAGAGACAGCTTTATAGATCTCCTCGCTATTCTCTTCTCTCAAGATCGATGAGAAAGCAAGATTTTAAGGAAAACGATGATCGAAGAGTGGAGGAAGACTTACAAGAGGAGCAGCTCCAATGTCTCACCCACCCTCATATTCTTCATGTACTCGGTTAAATTTGAGAAACGAGGGCTCTTGTAATTAAAATATcgaaaatgatattttgatttatgtagttagttagatttttttttagtatctaactctatttatattataatttctatagttataaaattaaaatatctaattttatttattctaacaTCATCGATTTTACAAGTATGAAAACGAGgataaaaaagtaattttaatatcttaattatatttttaataataacagATGATTATGTAAAGAACAATAGAATGATAACGGTTAATAATAATAACTTATAATTTTGTTATCCGTTATCATTAACttgaatgttaaaattattttttatctattatttttatttttttaataataaaattaataatatcaggataaataaaattatatattttatttttataattataaaatttcgaATGTAAAATGTTTTCGAtacaaatataacttttaaaagttCCGGAAGAAACTACCGGGGCAAATATGTAATTAATCCTCTCCATTCGTCCCTCACCCGAAGGTCTCGTTTCTTATCGGCTCTTCACCTTCAATGCTTACTTTCTTCGTCTTCCTCGGTGATCAAGAAGAAAGCCCCAACCCTAGAATTTCTTATCCGTGTTCGAGGCCCGCCTAGCTTCTGAATAGATCTGCGTCGTGGTCGACGCCTTCGTGCTTTGGTGGATCCTATGAACGCGACCAAGTTCATGGACAAGCAAATCACGGAGCTGTCCGGAACATCGCAGGCGGCCGGCGAGTTCTTCGACTTCGTCAATTCTCAGGAGGACCGCCGGGTCAACGGCGTCACTGGTGGACGAAGTGTCAAGCAGGAGCAACAGCAGGAGTCCGAGATCCTCCCGAGCTATGACTTTCATCCCATTCGGGCCGTAGGATCCTCCTCGCTTTCCATcgccggcggtggcggcggcggtcccAGTGACTCATGGCCCTCCTGGGGCTCCATCGACTCCAAGTTGGCATCCTCCAATCTTAAAGTACGTGccctctatttttattttttttttcatgttactTTGTTGATTAGGGTTGAACATTGGTCACGATTTTAGAGTTTTAGATTGGTTTTGATGGGACTGATGAGGTTTCTTGTCTCCGGCCTTTGTCTTTGTGGAGATTGGAGAAGTAAAGATGGAAAATTTATGCACTTTATAGATTTTAGCAGATGCTTGCCTAATTTGGATACTTTAATCATCGCTCATTGataatttgatatatttgttTTCAGAGGATCTTTATTGTTGTGAGAATTACATTTTCTCGGAACTTATTGCTTTATACTTACCGTTTAGTATTAAGGTAGCCAGTGCAATTTGTTTTTGTTAAGATGTAGAGATCTTTTGAATTATTTGTGTAGATCTGGTAACTAGGTCGAAAATATTAGTTTGCTTTCCGTGAAATGTACCAAGCTTTGGTGCATAATGAGCTCAACAAGTGCTACAAATTGAGGCTCAATTCTAACAAATGAAGTAGAATGAGAACAACTTTATGTTAATTCTACCAAAGATGATCTCCAATATGTCAAGATAATATGGTTGAATAAATCTTTTCTTTCGAAACAAGTTTTATTTCTGTTAGAAACTGAGAATCTTTGATTACAATGATAAATAAAACTATCAATACTACAGCCAATTGACCATCACTTGAATTTAGGTTTTTCCTAGTTTTGGTTTTCGATTGTTCAAATCTAGTTATATACATAATAGAGTTATGTAGTTTATGATTAATCTTTTGTAGTTTCAATGAAGGAAAATGATATTATGATTCAAACTCAAAGGAAAAGGTGGTTCGGTGTATGAGACTCTCATCAATACAGAATGGGAAGGATCAACACATGCAGCTTATCCATACAAGCAAAATTCTTTTCTTACGTGACTTTAACCCTGGTTATAGAGGTTCTAAACAAGCAAACTTAACGTGGCTTTAGGGCTCACCCTCTTTTAATATTTAGAGTGTCAAATGAAAATCACAGGTGTCATCGTGGAAAAGAGCATTGTTGCTTCTTGTCAACTCTTAATACttgtttttttgcaacttagtcaTGGAGAATTCCCTCCATTTTGTGAGGGATGGATCAAACTCCCCAAGTGGGTCAAACATCTTTTTCTTAGTGAGTATGTTCCTTGAGGTCAAGTTGCTCGCCTAAAAGGTAGTACACTCTTTGATCAAATTTGAGTGACAGAGTCTGAATGACCATTAGATGATCACCCTATCAGATATGCTTTGTGGAAATTTTCTATATTGCTGAAACTGAAAGTAACTTATGGCAGTTGAATTTGGAGAATTTTTTCCTATATATGCTGCTGTACATACAATCAGTAGACGGAAATTTTTCTGCTGATATGCTGTTAAGACTGGCTATGGACTGGAATTTTGGAGTTAATTGGATCTGTGATTATGGCGAGATTAGGCAGACCATTTGGTGGCTTTGTTTGTTGGTTCAAGCATAGTATCCAACAGTATCCAACTGTACCAGGCTTTCTCATTCGTTGGTGTAATTTCATCTTGCTGGGTGCGGAAAACCCATCTGTTGGAACTTTCATAATTGATGGTTGGTTCAAGTTCATGTTGGCCATATGTATCTATGTAACCTAATCTCAACTTAACTTATACCTGACTTGACATTTCCTAATGGCAACCTTGTATTATTATAAGATTAAGAAGAGTTGAGTTATAAGGTTTAATCATTCGTGATATCAAGTAGTTATTGTTTGTGATACATCATGGGCAATCTTGTCAGTCTGTAGCCTTTGGAGCATGCTTTATGTTATTATATTTGTCAGATGTACTTTAGTTTGACTACGATCTATTCATTTAAGTAATTTTGTTGGACATGCTTTACTTCTGATTATATTGTGCTATATTTCAGAATCTATTATGACTGTTTTCCAATATGTGCCACATCAGCTGTTGTTTCTTACTTTTTATTCATCAATACAGAATGCTGGTGTTCTGCAGTCCCATGAATTAACAAAAACTAGCCATGAGAAAGAGAAGAGCGCGCATGATATTGCTTTTGTTGCTGAGATCGATCACACTGTGAAAAGATATGCTGATAATTTGATGAACGCTTTGGAAGGTCTTAGTTCAAGGCTGTCCAAAATCGAGATTAGAACTCACCACATGGAAAATTCTGTGGATGAGCTTAAGGTGGCTATTGAAAATAATAACGGAAGCACAGATGGAAAACTAAAG
Protein-coding sequences here:
- the LOC103975566 gene encoding phosphoenolpyruvate/phosphate translocator 1, chloroplastic — encoded protein: MHLRSAAFSAARPPLPMLRAGSNLPDGGHCSVPTVSSSSSSSFSTDLPPFLPRIRPLSCRPTRFFLTPRLANQKSSLGLTTVVKAAEDVAAAAAGGTENHGEAAVSSYGSSSTSGMVKKLQLGFLFGLWYLFNIYFNIYDKQVLKVYPFPITITTFHFAIGTVLIWLMWVTNLYKRPKISSKQLAAIVPLAIVHTLANLFTNMSLGKVAVSFTHTIKALEPFFTVVLSAMFLGELPTLWVLISLVPIVGGVAMASLTEASFNWAGFWSAMASNLTNQSRNVLSKKIMDKDEETMDNITLFSIITVMSFFLLAPVSLLVEGIKFTPSYMRFAGLNLKEVYVRSFLAGVCFHAYQQASYMILAEVSPITHSVGNCVKRVVVIISSVLFFRTPVSPLNSIGTGVALIGVFLYSRVKRTKSKSA